A stretch of Arachis hypogaea cultivar Tifrunner chromosome 15, arahy.Tifrunner.gnm2.J5K5, whole genome shotgun sequence DNA encodes these proteins:
- the LOC112750195 gene encoding pentatricopeptide repeat-containing protein At2g02750-like produces the protein MVYTEKLSTSSRSCTLPSSHHSPSNLSSPSHSQILHAHLLKTGFQSCPYASTALTAAYASKAMFLPDALKVFDEMPQRNVACFNAVLSGLSRNGPPGEALRVFRRIGFWALRPSSITVSCLLSDCGMWSHVVQVHCLAVKLGVEFDVYVATSLVTAYSNCGDVVSAGEVFEEMPLKSVVSYNAFVSGLLQNGVPRLVLDVFKDMMMEGFLEVKPNSVTLVSALSACATLLYACFGRQVHGLALKFASYDEVMLVTALVDMYSKCGGWRAAFDVFNAAERNNRNLITWNSMISGMMLNAQCDMAVGLFEKMASEGLQADSATWNTMISGFAQEGGCVEAFKYFREMQSNGVAPCLKTLTSLLSAFADSSALGHGKGIHGYAIRGDIDRDDFLATALVDLYMKCGRASLARGVFDRFDTKPNDPAFWNAMIGGYGRNGDYESAFEIFDRMLLEKVEPNSATLVSVLSSCSHTGQVDRGLQIFKMMKKQYGLLPKPEHFGCMVDLLGRSGRLDEARELVQELVEPPASVYDSLLGACKRYLDSDLGEEMAMKLLDIEPEKSAPLVVLSNIYAGLGRWHEVERIRGIITNKGLDKISGFSMIDVA, from the coding sequence ATGGTTTATACAGAGAAGCTCTCAACCTCTTCTCGAAGCTGCACTCTTCCTTCTTCACACCACTCTCCTTCCAACCTCTCTTCACCTTCCCACTCTCAAATCCTCCATGCCCATCTCCTCAAAACCGGTTTCCAATCATGCCCTTACGCCTCCACCGCCCTTACCGCTGCCTATGCCTCGAAGGCGATGTTCTTACCCGATGCTCTCAAGGTGTTCGACGAAATGCCGCAACGGAATGTTGCATGTTTCAATGCGGTGCTTTCTGGGCTCTCGCGAAATGGACCTCCAGGGGAGGCTCTGAGGGTGTTCCGGCGAATTGGATTCTGGGCCTTGAGGCCCAGCTCCATCACCGTCTCGTGTTTGCTCTCTGATTGCGGTATGTGGAGCCATGTCGTTCAGGTGCATTGCTTGGCGGTGAAGCTGGGAGTTGAGTTTGATGTTTATGTTGCCACTTCGCTCGTCACTGCGTATTCAAATTGTGGTGATGTTGTTTCTGCGGGTGAGGTGTTTGAGGAAATGCCTCTGAAGAGTGTAGTGAGTTATAACGCTTTTGTTTCTGGGTTGTTGCAAAATGGGGTTCCTCGCTTGGTTTTGGACGTGTTTAAGGACATGATGATGGAGGGGTTTTTAGAGGTTAAACCCAATTCTGTGACTTTGGTGTCTGCGCTCTCTGCTTGTGCTACCTTGTTGTATGCTTGTTTTGGTAGACAGGTTCATGGGCTTGCTTTAAAATTTGCCTCATATGATGAAGTTATGTTGGTTACTGCACTTGTGGACATGTATTCCAAGTGTGGTGGTTGGCGTGCTGCTTTCGATGTCTTCAATGCAGCTGAAAGGAACAATAGGAACTTGATCACTTGGAACTCCATGATTTCTGGGATGATGCTGAATGCACAGTGTGATATGGCTGTTGGTTTATTTGAGAAAATGGCGTCAGAAGGATTGCAAGCCGATTCGGCGACTTGGAACACCATGATCAGTGGATTTGCACAAGAAGGGGGGTGTGTTGAAGCTTTTAAATACTTCAGGGAAATGCAGTCTAATGGGGTGGCTCCATGTTTGAAGACACTTACTAGTCTTTTGTCAGCGTTTGCAGATTCATCTGCATTAGGACATGGAAAAGGGATACATGGGTATGCTATAAGAGGTGATATTGATAGGGATGATTTTCTAGCAACTGCTTTAGTTGACTTGTACATGAAATGTGGCCGTGCTTCTTTGGCACGAGGAGTTTTTGACCGATTTGATACAAAACCAAATGACCCGGCTTTTTGGAATGCAATGATAGGAGGGTATGGAAGAAATGGAGACTATGAATCAGCCTTTGAAATCTTTGATAGAATGCTACTAGAAAAAGTTGAACCAAACAGTGCAACATTAGTTAGTGTCCTATCTTCTTGCAGCCACACAGGTCAGGTAGATAGAGGATTACAAATTTTCAAAATGATGAAAAAACAGTATGGTTTGCTGCCAAAGCCTGAGCATTTTGGTTGCATGGTTGACCTTCTAGGTCGGTCCGGCCGGTTGGACGAAGCTCGAGAATTAGTGCAAGAATTGGTCGAGCCACCTGCATCTGTTTATGATTCTTTGCTTGGTGCATGTAAGAGATACTTGGATTCTGATCTCGGTGAAGAAATGGCTATGAAACTTCTAGATATAGAACCAGAAAAATCAGCTCCTTTGGTGGTCTTGTCTAACATTTATGCTGGATTAGGGAGATGGCACGAGGTCGAAAGGATAAGAGGGATAATCACCAATAAAGGATTGGACAAAATCTCTGGCTTTAGTATGATTGATGTTGCATGA
- the LOC112750196 gene encoding SNF1-related protein kinase regulatory subunit gamma-1-like: protein MAQEQECRPNTKDSKFDTYFETIQSRKKLPETLQESLTDAFAKIPVSSFPKVPGGKVIEISADSSVGEAVKILSESNILAAPVKDPNAGTSSDWRNRYLGIIDYSAIILWVLESAELAAIAISAGTATAAGVGAGTIGTLGALALGVTGPAAIAGLTAAAVGAAVAGGVAADKGLGKDAPLAAANLGEDFYKVLLEEEPFKSTTVRSILRSYRWAPFVPVATNSVMLTVLLLLSKYRLRNVPVIEPGKPDIVNFITQSAVVQGLEGCRGRDWFDCIADRSISFLGLPFMSPEEVICIQSNELVLEAFKLMRDNQIGGLPVIEGAKKKIVGNISIRDIRFLLLRTELFSNFRKLTVNDFMNKIAAATQETGKIARPITCKPDATLGSVIHTLSSQSIHRIYAVNEQEELVGVITLRDVISCFINEPSYHFDDYYGFAANEMLNH from the exons ATGGCGCAAGAACAGGAGTGCAGGCCAAACACCAAAGATTCAAAGTTTGATACCTACTTCGAAACCATCCAATCCAGGAAGAAATTGCCAGAGACATTGCAGGAGTCATTGACAGATGCATTTGCAAAAATTCCTGTTTCTTCTTTTCCCAAAGTTCCTGGAGGAAAAG TGATTGAAATTTCAGCAGACTCATCGGTTGGCGAAGCCGTGAAGATTCTGTCTGAAAGCAACATATTAGCAGCTCCAGTTAAGGACCCAAATGCAGGAACCAGTTCAGATTGGAGGAACAGGTATCTTGGCATCATTGACTATTCAGCTATCATTCTCTGGGTGTTGGAGAGTGCGGAACTTGCTGCAATTGCCATATCGGCTGGCACAGCAACAGCTGCCGGAGTTGGCGCCGGAACTATTGGCACTCTGGGAGCACTGGCATTGGGAGTGACAGGTCCTGCTGCGATTGCCGGGCTAACTGCAGCTGCAGTGGGAGCTGCTGTGGCAGGTGGCGTAGCTGCAGATAAAGGACTAGGTAAAGATGCTCCCCTAGCTGCTGCTAATCTGGGGGAGGACTTCTATAAAGTACTACTGGAAGAAGAACCATTCAAGTCAACAACG GTGCGATCAATACTTAGATCATATCGATGGGCACCTTTTGTTCCAGTTGCAACAAATAGCGTTATGTTGACCGTGCTGCTGCTCCTTTCAAAGTATAGGCTGAGGAATGTACCCGTCATAGAACCAGGCAAACCTGATATAGTAAACTTCATTACTCAGTCTGCAGTTGTTCAAGGACTTGAAGGTTGCAGAGGAAGAGATTGGTTTGACTGCATCGCAGATAGGTCTATATCATTTCTCGGACTCCCGTTTATGTCTCCTGAAGAG GTTATTTGCATTCAGAGCAATGAATTGGTTCTTGAAGCTTTCAAGCTTATGAGAGATAATCAAATCGGTGGTCTTCCTGTAATCGAGGGGGCAAAGAAGAAAATTGTTGGCAACATAAGCATAAGAGACATCAGATTCTTGCTGCTGAGGACCGAGCTTTTCTCCAATTTTAG GAAGCTTACTGTGAATGATTTCATGAACAAAATTGCTGCAGCAACCCAAGAAACTGGAAAAATTGCGCGGCCCATAACATGCAAGCCTGATGCGACGCTGGGGAGTGTAATCCATACACTTTCTTCTCAGTCTATTCACAGGATTTATGCAGTAAATGAGCAGGAAGAACTGGTTGGAGTCATCACTCTGAGAGATGTAATCTCTTGTTTTATCAATGAACCATCTTACCATTTTGACGATTACTATGGGTTTGCAGCTAACGAGATGTTGAATCACTGA